In one Gossypium hirsutum isolate 1008001.06 chromosome D09, Gossypium_hirsutum_v2.1, whole genome shotgun sequence genomic region, the following are encoded:
- the LOC107908700 gene encoding germin-like protein subfamily 3 member 2, which yields MVEKSWVLIVLVVFIMHGDESLASDPDPIQDFCIPNPKFGAIKTAHLSILPCKNSSEATTDDFVFSGLKSSGNFTDTGLATFPVNPTIFPGINTLGISFVRADLKVGGINPPHFHPRATEIAYVVQGSVYSGFVDSNNRVFSRVIEQGEVMVFPKGLLHFQMNVGEKPATIFACLNSQNPGLQKIPSAIFGSGINEELLEKAFGLNHKQIGTMRRRFDPKTVN from the coding sequence ATGGTAGAAAAATCATGGGTTTTGATTGTACTAGTGGTATTTATCATGCATGGGGATGAAAGTTTAGCCTCGGACCCTGATCCGATTCAGGATTTCTGCATTCCAAACCCCAAATTTGGAGCTATAAAAACAGCTCATCTCAGCATTCTACCCTGCAAAAACTCGTCGGAGGCAACCACCGATGATTTCGTCTTCTCGGGGTTAAAATCCAGTGGAAACTTCACAGACACAGGCCTGGCAACCTTCCCAGTGAACCCCACAATCTTTCCAGGGATCAACACACTAGGGATATCATTTGTGCGAGCCGACTTGAAAGTTGGTGGGATAAATCCACCCCATTTTCACCCCAGAGCCACTGAGATTGCCTACGTGGTGCAAGGAAGTGTTTATTCAGGCTTTGTTGATTCAAACAACCGAGTTTTCTCCAGGGTGATTGAGCAAGGAGAAGTTATGGTGTTTCCAAAAGGTCTGCTTCACTTTCAGATGAATGTGGGTGAGAAGCCTGCTACAATATTTGCGTGTCTTAATAGCCAAAACCCAGGACTTCAAAAGATTCCATCTGCCATTTTTGGGTCTGGTATCAACGAGGAGCTTTTGGAGAAGGCTTTTGGCCTCAATCATAAGCAGATTGGGACCATGAGAAGAAGATTTGATCCTAAAACAGTGAACTAA
- the LOC121202929 gene encoding AUGMIN subunit 1-like, whose translation MAEHRKDLEKKTKPILDTLRSYQDLPPDKALAALAIEDKKRQYAAAEKYLEDVLQSALATSD comes from the exons ATGGCCGAACACAGGAAGGACTTAGAGAAGAAGACCAAACCCATCTTAGATACTTTGAGGAGCTACCAGGACCTACCTCCG GATAAAGCTTTAGCTGCCTTAGCAATTGAGGACAAGAAAAGGCAGTATGCTGCTGCTGAAAAATACCTGGAAGATGTGTTGCAATCAGCCCTTGCTACGTCAGATTGA
- the LOC107908164 gene encoding protein SELF-PRUNING: protein MAREVEPLMVGRVIGDVMDSFIPSIKMLVTFNNKQVFNGHEFYPSTVVTKPRVEVAGGDMRTFFTLVMTDPDVPGPSDPYLREHLHWIVTDIPGTTDATFGREVVSYENPKPNIGIHRFVFVLFKQKRRQIIKSPCSRDNFNTRRFASENDLGLPVAAVYFNAQRETAARRR from the exons ATGGCAAGGGAAGTAGAGCCTCTCATGGTTGGGAGAGTCATAGGAGATGTTATGGATTCTTTCATCCCAAGTATTAAAATGTTGGTCACTTTCAACAACAAGCAAGTCTTCAATGGGCATGAGTTTTATCCTTCAACAGTTGTCACCAAACCTAGGGTAGAGGTTGCAGGAGGTGACATGAGAACTTTCTTCACTCtg GTCATGACGGACCCGGATGTCCCTGGACCTAGTGATCCTTACTTAAGGGAGCACCTTCACTG GATTGTAACAGACATCCCTGGCACCACAGATGCCACATTCG GAAGGGAAGTGGTGAGCTATGAAAACCCAAAGCCAAATATAGGGATCCACAGGTTTGTGTTCGTTCTTTTCAAGCAGAAACGTCGACAGATAATCAAGTCACCTTGTTCAAGGGATAACTTCAACACCCGACGTTTCGCTTCTGAGAACGATCTTGGCCTTCCTGTTGCTGCTGTGTATTTCAATGCCCAAAGAGAAACAGCTGCAAGAAGACGTTGA